TTGTCGCGGAGAACGCTATCGGACATTGTAATCACCTCGTATAAAGTATAGCATAAGACTTGTATTATTTCAAGTTATATTGCCGTCTTTGACGGCAGTTATATTGATCCTGCGGATCAGTTATATTGCCTCTGCGAGGCAGTTATATTATATTCGCCTTGCTATATTCAAACTGCGCGTAGCGCAATATCACTCGCGAAGCGAATATAACTGGGCGAAGCCCAATATAACTCGCCGCAGGCGAATATAACTGAAAGAGACCTGATTTGGCGACAAATCAGGTCTCTTTCATGGTGCCGGTGATCGGGTTCGAACCGATACGGGATTTCTCCCACGGGATTTTAAGTCCAGGGCGTCTGCCAATTCCGCCACACCGGCGTTTGAACAGTCGTATGATACCACATCGGGCGGGAAAGCGCAAGTGGTTTTTGAAAAAATAAGGCGCAACGCATTGACACGGGCGCGTGAAGATAGTAGAATATAAGAGATGACAATCCAAACGAAACGGATATGATATTATGAGCGAAGAAAAGAAAACCATAGGCATAATGACCAGCGGCGGCGACGCTCCCGGCATGAACGCAACGATACGCGCCGTCGTCAGAAGCGCGCTTTCGCGCGATATGCGGGTCATGGGCATAATGCGCGGATATAACGGCCTTATCAACGACGAGGTCAAAGAAATGCATATGCGCAGCGTTTCGGAGATACTTCACCGCGGCGGCACGATACTTTATACCGCGCGCTGCGACGAGTTCCGCACGCTTGAGGGACAGATAAAGGCCGCCGAAATCTGCAGGAAGCACGGGATGAGCGGCGTCGTCGTCATCGGCGGCGACGGTTCTTTCAGAGGCGCGGTCGATCTGTCGAAGCAGGGGATAAACTGCGTCGGAATACCCGCGACAATCGACAACGACATCGCGGCGAGCGAATACACGATCGGCTTCGATACCGCTATGAACACCGCCTGCGAAATGATAGACAAGCTGCGCGATACGTCGCAGTCGCACGAACGCTGCTCCGTTGTCGAGGTAATGGGCCGTCACGCCGGCCACCTCGCGCTTGAGGTCGGAGTCGCCTCCGGCGCGACGTCGATAGTCGTTCCCGAGATCCCGATCGACATAGAAAAGGACATTATTCACAAGATAAACAAGGTCCAGCGCAAGGGCAAAAAGCACTTCATAATCGTCGTCGCCGAGGGCACGGGACTTACGAACGAGATCTCGCGCCGCATCGAGGAAGAGACCGGCATCGAGAGCCGCGTCACCGTTCTCGGCCACGTTCAGCGCGGCGGCGCGCCGACCGTCCGCGAAAGGGTCATGGCGAGCGCGATGGGCTACCGCGCCGTTGAACTGCTTTCCTACGGCGTGACAAACCGCGTCGTGGTGCTGAGAAACACGCAGATAACCGATATGGATATCAACGAGGCGCTCGGGATGAAGAAACAGATCGACATGAAGCTTTATCAGATATCCAACACCATTTCGATATAACGTCAAGGGGGAAGAAGTATGGACAGCAAAGTCACCGATACCGCTCAGCGACTCAAGGGACTGCGCGAAATGGAGGATATTTCCGTTTCGCAGATGGCGTCCGCGCTCGGCATTTCAGAGGAAGTTTACAACGAATACGAAGCGGGGAAGCGCGACTTCTCGATCTCCTTTCTGCATAACTGCGCAAAGCAGCTCGGCGTCGACGTCGTCGACATAATCACCGGCGAAAGCCCGAAACTTTCCGGCTACACCGTCGTCCGTACTAACGAGCGCCAGCCGATCGAACGCCGCAGGGGCTTTACCTATAACCACCTCAACCCGAACTTCAAGGGCAAGATCGTCGAGGCGTTCGAGGTTTTCTGCCCGTATTCCGAAGCGGAGCACATCATGGGCATACCGCTCTCGACGCACAAAGGGCAGGAGATGGACTTCGTCCTCGAGGGCGAGCTTGACGTCGTCGTCGACGGGCACGTCGAACGCCTGAAGCCGGGCGATACGCTTTATATGGATTCCTCGATCCCGCACGGAATGAACGCCG
The genomic region above belongs to Clostridia bacterium and contains:
- a CDS encoding helix-turn-helix transcriptional regulator, with amino-acid sequence MDSKVTDTAQRLKGLREMEDISVSQMASALGISEEVYNEYEAGKRDFSISFLHNCAKQLGVDVVDIITGESPKLSGYTVVRTNERQPIERRRGFTYNHLNPNFKGKIVEAFEVFCPYSEAEHIMGIPLSTHKGQEMDFVLEGELDVVVDGHVERLKPGDTLYMDSSIPHGMNAVHKEGCRFLAIVASVE
- the pfkA gene encoding 6-phosphofructokinase — translated: MSEEKKTIGIMTSGGDAPGMNATIRAVVRSALSRDMRVMGIMRGYNGLINDEVKEMHMRSVSEILHRGGTILYTARCDEFRTLEGQIKAAEICRKHGMSGVVVIGGDGSFRGAVDLSKQGINCVGIPATIDNDIAASEYTIGFDTAMNTACEMIDKLRDTSQSHERCSVVEVMGRHAGHLALEVGVASGATSIVVPEIPIDIEKDIIHKINKVQRKGKKHFIIVVAEGTGLTNEISRRIEEETGIESRVTVLGHVQRGGAPTVRERVMASAMGYRAVELLSYGVTNRVVVLRNTQITDMDINEALGMKKQIDMKLYQISNTISI